The Pan troglodytes isolate AG18354 chromosome 1, NHGRI_mPanTro3-v2.0_pri, whole genome shotgun sequence genome includes a region encoding these proteins:
- the LOC134809778 gene encoding notch homolog 2 N-terminal-like protein A — MRSLAHESPAQKAAAFSSPAPFCVGGEERALLPAFLENGFDVAEHAASRATRTREGLFSVGGWTQSGAAPGAVSKDCSGPFCPLSLQPCEDTASVATRSHLGSREQALPDTESASTLILVQPSELCPEGFLGEYCQHRDPCEKNRCQNGGTCVAQAMLGKATCRCASGFTGEDCQYSTSHPCFVSRPCLNGGTCHMLSWDTYECTCQVGFTGKECQCTVACLSHPCANGSTCTTVANQFSCKCLTGFTGQKCETDVNECDIPGHCQDGGTCLNLPGSYQCQCPQGFTGQYCDSLYVPCAPSPFVNGGTCRQTGDFTFECSCLPGKELPSVPGLGDKPLAQEVVGVAQLLFLGSARKKGSENFVWGGLLVREEFYGPTVVHKLSRG, encoded by the exons ATGAGAAGCCTTGCCCACGAATCTCCAGCGCAAAAAGCAGCAGCTTTTTCCTCCCCAGCTCCTTTCTGCGTCGGCGGCGAAGAGAGAGCTCTGCTCCCTGCTTTTTTAGAAAATGGATTTGACGTGGCCGAACATGCAGCTAGCCGTGCGACCCGCACAAGGGAGGGACTGTTCTCAGTAGGAGGCTGGACTCAGAGCGGCGCGGCGCCCGGGGCTGTTTC AAAGGATTGCTCTGGTCCCTTTTGTCCTCTGTCCCtccagccatgtgaggacacagcatctgTGGCAACAAGGAGCCATCTTGGGAGCAGAGAGCAAGCTCttccagacactgaatctgccagcaccttgatcttggtccagccttcagaact ATGTCCAGAAGGCTTCTTGGGGGAATATTGTCAACATCGAGACCCCTGTGAGAAGAACCGCTGCCAGAATGGTGGGACTTGTGTGGCCCAGGCCATGCTGGGGAAAGCCACGTGCCGATGTGCCTCAGGGTTTACAGGAGAGGACTGCCAGTACTCGACATCTCATCCATGCTTTGTGTCTCGACCCTGCCTGAATGGCGGCACATGCCATATGCTCAGCTGGGATACCTATGAGTGCACCTGTCAAGTCGGGTTTACAG GTAAGGAGTGCCAATGTACCGTTGCCTGCCTGTCTCATCCCTGTGCAAATGGAAGTACCTGTACCACTGTGGCCAACCAGTTCTCCTGCAAATGCCTCACAGGCTTCACAGGGCAGAAGTGTGAGACTGATGTCAATGAGTGTGACATTCCAGGACACTGCCAGGATGGTGgcacctgcctcaacctgcctGGTTCCTACCAGTGCCAGTGCCCTCAGGGCTTCACAGGCCAGTACTGTGACAGCTTGTATGTGCCTTGTGCACCCTCGCCTTTTGTCAATGGAGGCACCTGTCGGCAGACTGGTGACTTCACTTTTGAGTGCAGCTGCCTTCCAGGTAAGGAGCTCCCTAGTGTCCCAGGATTAGGGGACAAACCCCTAGCACAGGAGGTAGTGGGTGTGGCTCAATTGCTTTTTTTAGGAAGCGCAAGGAAAAAGGGAAGTGAGAATTTTGTGTGGGGTGGGTTGCTAGTGAGGGAGGAGTTTTATGGGCCCACTGTGGTCCATAAACTGAGCAGGGGATAA